One Streptomyces coeruleorubidus DNA segment encodes these proteins:
- a CDS encoding SWIM zinc finger family protein, which produces MTQQGVRWTADQVLALAPDAASRKAGSKLGAAGPWSEAGSSDEGTVWGLCKGSGSKPYQTIVDVADASGPAYKCSCPSRKFPCKHALGLLLLWSGGDAAVPTGEAPEWAGQWIAGRRKRAEEMKAGDSSGSPSGSADPEAARRRAERRAERVTAGAVELEQRLADLLRGGLATAEQSGYGLWEETAARMVDAQAQGLAGRVRELGAIPSTGPGWPVRLLEECALLHLLGQGWLRRERLPDALAATIRSRIGLPASSDGPPVRDRWLVLAQYDTADTRLTTRRIWLYGADSDRTVLLLSYGAAGRAPELALPVGLTLEAEVSAYPGAGQLRVALGEQFAPPAPTAIRPQGVTTSRAAARYGDALRDDPWLESVPVTLDRVVPTPDGNSWQLADADEDAALPLTPAARSRPGLWRLVALSGGAPVKVFGECGHQGFTPLTAWSEGPGDAIALC; this is translated from the coding sequence ATGACTCAGCAGGGGGTGCGCTGGACCGCGGACCAGGTGCTGGCACTGGCGCCTGACGCGGCATCACGCAAAGCGGGGAGCAAACTCGGCGCGGCGGGGCCGTGGTCCGAGGCGGGGAGTTCCGACGAGGGGACGGTGTGGGGGCTGTGCAAGGGCAGCGGAAGCAAGCCGTATCAGACGATCGTCGACGTCGCGGACGCCTCCGGGCCCGCGTACAAGTGCAGTTGTCCGAGCCGCAAGTTCCCGTGCAAGCACGCGCTCGGGCTGCTGCTGCTCTGGTCGGGCGGCGACGCGGCGGTGCCGACGGGAGAGGCGCCGGAGTGGGCCGGGCAGTGGATAGCGGGGCGGCGTAAGCGCGCGGAGGAGATGAAGGCCGGGGACAGTTCCGGTTCGCCGTCCGGGTCCGCTGATCCGGAGGCGGCGCGGCGCCGGGCGGAGCGGCGGGCAGAGCGGGTCACGGCGGGCGCGGTGGAGCTGGAGCAGCGCCTGGCGGATCTGTTGCGCGGCGGTCTGGCGACGGCGGAGCAGTCGGGTTACGGCCTGTGGGAGGAGACGGCGGCCCGCATGGTCGACGCCCAGGCGCAGGGCCTGGCCGGCCGGGTCCGGGAGTTGGGGGCGATCCCGTCCACCGGGCCGGGCTGGCCGGTGCGACTACTGGAGGAGTGTGCGCTGCTGCATCTCCTCGGGCAGGGCTGGCTGCGCCGCGAGCGGCTGCCCGATGCCCTCGCCGCCACGATCCGCTCCCGCATCGGCCTGCCGGCCTCCTCGGACGGCCCGCCGGTGCGGGACCGCTGGCTGGTGCTCGCGCAGTACGACACGGCGGACACGCGCCTGACGACCCGCCGGATCTGGCTGTACGGCGCCGACTCGGACCGCACCGTGCTGCTCCTCTCCTACGGCGCCGCCGGCCGCGCCCCCGAGCTGGCGCTGCCGGTGGGCCTGACCTTGGAGGCCGAGGTGTCCGCCTACCCGGGCGCCGGGCAGCTGCGGGTGGCCCTGGGCGAACAGTTCGCACCGCCCGCGCCGACGGCGATACGCCCGCAGGGGGTGACGACGTCCCGGGCGGCCGCCCGCTACGGCGACGCCCTGCGCGACGATCCATGGCTGGAGTCCGTCCCGGTGACGCTGGACCGGGTCGTCCCCACCCCGGACGGCAACTCCTGGCAGTTGGCGGACGCGGACGAGGACGCGGCGTTGCCGCTCACTCCCGCCGCGCGTTCCCGGCCGGGCCTGTGGCGGCTCGTCGCGTTGTCGGGCGGCGCCCCGGTCAAGGTCTTCGGCGAATGCGGCCACCAGGGCTTCACTCCGCTGACGGCCTGGTCCGAGGGCCCGGGCGACGCGATAGCCCTGTGCTGA
- a CDS encoding DUF5691 domain-containing protein, which translates to MNRTSAPVAAPATGAWEGLVTTALLGTDRRTPPGTGPGPQAPVALLDAAAVETVRRRAGLRPARAAERPQPAPEDPRPALPPAAARRLALLLADRPGGSGGGRRGTAPDLTELLPQWLAAANARGFAPPPQVLPALLDAARGRTDLRPAALEFAGPRALWLARLNPDWRFALRSTPGGGAALPHLEDDDSVRQLWQEGLFAERVALLSALRSREPAAARELLATTWTTERAEDRLMFLDSLRTGLGPDDEPFLEQALADRSRNVRATAAELLSALPGSALAARMAVRAEACVAIDHTQPTRAAGVAAASGATVATPTITVEAPHECDPGMERDGVVAKAPAGRGERSWWFGQLVEAAPLGTWSRRLGGRTPREIVALPVTDDWQGELHAAWCRAAVRQRDAEWSRALLGEPSAPEAGGPGAVSLAERAKLLGTLDAAERAEWVAGFIATHGLSEAFQLLGVCAVPWAPPLGRAVVDALNIARDAGSYPWSFSGVMGLAERCLDPSESGRLDALLAVPDEPENASPGAGGYWAEAFQRLVTTLRLRAAMTEELNTP; encoded by the coding sequence ATGAACAGGACCTCCGCTCCTGTGGCCGCGCCCGCGACGGGCGCCTGGGAGGGGCTCGTCACCACGGCACTGCTGGGCACGGACCGGCGCACCCCACCGGGCACCGGCCCGGGCCCTCAGGCACCGGTGGCCCTGCTGGACGCGGCGGCCGTGGAGACCGTACGACGACGGGCCGGTCTGCGTCCGGCGCGGGCGGCGGAGCGTCCGCAACCGGCCCCGGAGGACCCGCGTCCGGCTCTGCCGCCGGCTGCCGCCCGCAGACTCGCGCTGTTGCTGGCCGACCGCCCCGGCGGGTCCGGCGGCGGCCGCCGGGGCACCGCGCCCGACCTGACGGAGCTGCTGCCCCAGTGGCTCGCGGCGGCCAACGCCCGTGGTTTCGCACCGCCTCCGCAGGTGCTTCCCGCGCTGCTGGACGCGGCCCGGGGGCGTACCGACCTGCGTCCGGCGGCACTGGAGTTCGCGGGGCCGCGGGCCCTGTGGCTGGCGCGGCTGAACCCGGACTGGCGGTTCGCCCTGCGCTCGACACCGGGCGGCGGAGCGGCCCTGCCGCATCTCGAGGACGACGACAGCGTCCGGCAGCTGTGGCAGGAAGGCCTGTTCGCCGAACGGGTCGCCCTCCTGTCCGCCCTGCGCTCCCGCGAACCCGCCGCCGCGCGCGAACTGCTCGCGACGACCTGGACGACGGAACGGGCCGAGGACCGGCTGATGTTCCTGGACTCCCTGCGCACGGGCCTGGGCCCGGACGACGAGCCGTTCCTGGAACAGGCCCTGGCCGACCGCAGCCGCAACGTCCGGGCGACGGCGGCGGAACTGCTGTCGGCGCTGCCCGGTTCGGCGCTCGCCGCGCGGATGGCGGTCAGGGCGGAGGCGTGCGTGGCCATCGACCACACGCAGCCCACCCGGGCAGCGGGGGTTGCTGCGGCTTCGGGAGCCACTGTGGCCACGCCGACGATCACCGTCGAAGCGCCGCACGAGTGCGATCCGGGCATGGAGCGCGACGGCGTCGTGGCGAAGGCGCCCGCCGGACGGGGTGAACGGTCGTGGTGGTTCGGCCAGTTGGTGGAGGCGGCCCCGCTCGGGACCTGGTCGCGGCGGCTGGGCGGGCGGACGCCCAGGGAGATCGTGGCGCTGCCGGTCACGGACGACTGGCAGGGCGAACTGCACGCGGCGTGGTGCCGGGCCGCGGTACGCCAGCGGGACGCCGAGTGGTCGCGCGCGCTGCTCGGGGAGCCCTCGGCGCCGGAGGCGGGCGGCCCGGGCGCGGTGTCCCTGGCCGAACGCGCCAAGCTGCTCGGCACGCTGGACGCCGCCGAGCGGGCCGAGTGGGTGGCCGGCTTCATCGCCACGCACGGCCTGTCCGAAGCCTTTCAACTGCTCGGGGTGTGCGCGGTGCCGTGGGCGCCGCCGCTCGGCCGGGCGGTGGTGGACGCGCTCAACATCGCGCGGGACGCGGGGAGTTATCCATGGAGTTTCAGCGGAGTCATGGGCCTGGCCGAGCGCTGCCTGGACCCGTCCGAGTCCGGCCGCCTCGACGCCCTGCTGGCCGTACCGGACGAGCCGGAGAACGCCTCACCCGGCGCCGGGGGCTACTGGGCGGAGGCCTTCCAGCGCCTGGTCACGACGTTGCGCCTGCGCGCGGCGATGACCGAGGAGCTGAACACTCCCTGA
- a CDS encoding DUF5682 family protein codes for MTGVQEAEGRAAGAGPLLLGVRHHGPGSARAVRAALEEARPRVVLIEGPPEADALIPLAADEEMRPPVALLAHAVDEPGRSAFWPLAEFSPEWVAMRWALEHDVPARFIDLPATHTLAWGRQEDEAAVEGDPPADAETADSEGAPGPGPDTADLRIDPLGVLAETAGYDDPERWWEDVVEHRGVGKGDAFAPFTVLEEAMGALREAYGSAGHDQDLVREAYMRLQVRAAQREFEDGVAVVCGAWHVPALRRKSPVAADKALLKGLAKVKTDMTWVPWTHRRLSRMSGYGAGIDSPGWYGHLFSAPDRPVERWMTKVAGLLRAEDRLVSSAHVIEAVRLAETLAAMRGRPLPGLSETTDAVRAVMCEGSDVPLALVRDRLVVGDVLGEVPPTAPAVPLQRDLARLQRRLRLKPEALERELELDLRKETDAARSRLLHRLRLLGLAWGEPAASRGSTGTFRETWRLRWEPELSVRVAEAGVWGTTVLSAATAKAEADAVAAQGLADVTALAERCLLAELPDALPTVMRILVDRAALDTDVGQLAQALPALVRSLRYGDVRGTDTGALGEVAAGLAERVFVGLPPACAALDADAAEEMRRHVDAVHGAVGLLGDAPAAGQGHLRARWQSVLRVLCARDTVPGVIRGRAVRLLLDDGELAQDEAARLMGLVLSPGTPPADAAAWIEGFVGGGSGGGMLLVHDERLLGLVDAWLTGVPAEAFTDVLPLLRRTFSAYEPGVRRTLGELVRRGPGAGSSAAGAGSGIPGFAAELDTVRADAVLPVVRLLLGLDEGEEQIGNDLVGVTG; via the coding sequence ATGACGGGCGTACAAGAGGCTGAAGGCCGGGCGGCCGGGGCGGGGCCGTTGTTGCTCGGGGTGCGGCATCACGGGCCGGGGTCGGCGCGGGCGGTGCGGGCGGCGCTGGAGGAGGCCCGGCCGCGGGTCGTGCTGATCGAGGGGCCGCCCGAGGCCGATGCCCTGATTCCGCTCGCCGCCGACGAGGAGATGCGGCCGCCGGTCGCCCTGCTCGCCCATGCCGTGGACGAGCCCGGCCGCTCGGCGTTCTGGCCGCTGGCCGAGTTCTCCCCGGAGTGGGTCGCCATGCGCTGGGCCCTGGAACACGACGTCCCGGCCCGTTTCATCGACCTTCCGGCCACGCACACGCTGGCCTGGGGAAGGCAGGAGGACGAGGCGGCAGTGGAGGGGGACCCTCCTGCGGACGCCGAGACGGCGGACAGCGAGGGCGCCCCCGGCCCCGGCCCCGACACCGCCGACCTGCGGATCGATCCGCTCGGGGTGCTCGCCGAGACCGCCGGTTACGACGACCCGGAGCGGTGGTGGGAGGACGTCGTGGAGCACCGGGGCGTGGGGAAGGGCGACGCGTTCGCGCCGTTCACCGTACTGGAGGAGGCGATGGGGGCGCTGCGAGAGGCCTACGGCAGCGCGGGACACGACCAGGACCTGGTGCGCGAGGCGTACATGCGGCTCCAGGTGCGGGCCGCACAGCGGGAGTTCGAGGACGGCGTGGCCGTCGTGTGCGGGGCGTGGCATGTGCCCGCCCTGCGGCGGAAGAGCCCCGTCGCCGCCGACAAGGCGCTGCTGAAGGGGCTGGCCAAGGTCAAGACGGACATGACCTGGGTGCCGTGGACGCACCGCCGGCTGTCCCGGATGAGCGGTTACGGCGCCGGTATCGACTCGCCGGGCTGGTACGGGCACCTGTTCAGCGCCCCGGACCGGCCGGTCGAGCGATGGATGACCAAGGTGGCGGGGCTGTTGCGCGCCGAGGACCGGCTCGTCTCCTCCGCGCACGTCATCGAGGCCGTACGGCTGGCCGAGACGCTCGCCGCGATGCGCGGCCGCCCGCTGCCCGGCCTGAGCGAGACGACCGACGCGGTGCGGGCGGTGATGTGCGAGGGCTCGGACGTGCCGCTGGCGCTGGTACGGGACCGGCTGGTCGTGGGGGACGTGCTGGGGGAGGTGCCGCCGACGGCGCCGGCGGTTCCGTTGCAGCGGGACCTCGCCCGGCTCCAGCGCCGGCTGCGGCTGAAGCCGGAGGCGCTGGAGCGGGAGTTGGAGCTCGACCTGCGCAAGGAGACCGACGCCGCCCGCAGCAGACTGCTGCACCGGCTGCGGTTGCTCGGCCTCGCGTGGGGTGAACCGGCCGCCTCGCGGGGCAGCACGGGCACGTTCCGGGAGACATGGCGGCTGCGCTGGGAGCCCGAGCTGTCCGTGCGGGTCGCCGAGGCCGGGGTGTGGGGGACGACCGTCCTGTCCGCCGCGACCGCCAAGGCCGAGGCGGACGCCGTCGCCGCGCAGGGTCTCGCCGACGTCACCGCACTCGCCGAGCGCTGCCTGCTGGCCGAACTGCCCGACGCGCTGCCGACGGTGATGCGGATCCTCGTCGACCGGGCGGCTCTCGACACGGATGTCGGCCAGCTGGCCCAGGCACTGCCTGCCCTGGTCCGTTCCCTGCGCTACGGCGATGTGCGCGGCACGGACACCGGGGCCCTGGGAGAGGTCGCGGCGGGTCTGGCCGAGCGGGTCTTCGTCGGCCTGCCCCCGGCCTGCGCCGCGCTCGACGCGGACGCCGCCGAGGAGATGCGGCGTCATGTCGACGCCGTGCACGGGGCCGTGGGGCTCCTAGGGGACGCACCCGCAGCGGGACAAGGTCACTTGAGAGCCCGTTGGCAATCGGTGCTGCGTGTGCTGTGCGCGCGGGACACCGTGCCCGGAGTGATCAGGGGACGTGCCGTCCGGCTCCTGCTGGACGACGGCGAGTTGGCGCAGGACGAGGCGGCTCGCCTCATGGGGCTCGTCCTGTCCCCGGGCACGCCACCGGCGGACGCGGCCGCGTGGATCGAGGGCTTCGTCGGAGGAGGCTCCGGGGGCGGGATGCTCCTGGTGCACGACGAGCGGCTGCTCGGGCTGGTCGACGCGTGGCTGACCGGGGTGCCGGCCGAGGCGTTCACGGACGTGCTGCCCCTGCTGCGGCGGACGTTCTCGGCGTACGAGCCCGGGGTGCGGCGGACCCTCGGCGAACTGGTCCGGCGCGGGCCGGGGGCCGGGAGCAGTGCGGCAGGAGCCGGCTCCGGCATACCCGGCTTCGCGGCGGAGCTCGACACGGTGCGCGCGGACGCCGTGCTGCCGGTCGTGCGGCTGCTGCTCGGGCTGGACGAGGGGGAAGAGCAGATCGGCAACGACCTGGTGGGGGTGACGGGGTGA
- a CDS encoding VWA domain-containing protein has translation MTAEVTDPARERLRRWRLVLGGDAADGTGCELSGRDAAMDGALTALYGKGEKPQGGRDRSAGLGASAPSVARWLGDIRTYFPSTVVQVMQRDAIDRLGLATLLLEPEMLEAVEADVHLVGTLLSLNKAMPETTKETARAVVRKVVEDLEKRLATRTRATLTGALDRSARINRPRHHDIDWNRTIAANLKHYLPEYRTIVPERLIGYGRASQSTKKEVILCIDQSGSMAASVVYASVFGAVLASMRTISTRLVVFDTAVVDLTDQLDDPVDVLFGTQLGGGTDINRALAYCQSQITRPAETVVVLISDLYEGGIRDEMLKRVAAMKASGVQFVTLLALSDEGAPAYDREHAAALAALGAPAFACTPDLFPEVMAAAIEKRPLPIPDAA, from the coding sequence ATGACGGCCGAGGTGACGGACCCGGCGCGGGAGCGGTTGCGGCGGTGGCGGCTGGTGCTCGGGGGCGACGCGGCGGACGGCACCGGGTGCGAACTGTCCGGGCGGGACGCGGCGATGGACGGAGCGCTCACCGCGCTCTACGGCAAGGGGGAGAAGCCACAGGGGGGCCGGGACCGTTCGGCGGGGCTCGGGGCGTCGGCGCCGTCCGTGGCGCGCTGGCTAGGGGACATCCGGACGTACTTCCCGTCCACCGTCGTGCAGGTCATGCAGCGCGACGCCATCGACCGGCTCGGTCTCGCCACGCTCCTGCTGGAGCCGGAGATGCTGGAGGCGGTGGAGGCCGACGTGCACCTCGTCGGCACGCTGCTGTCGCTCAACAAGGCCATGCCCGAGACGACGAAGGAGACGGCACGGGCCGTCGTGCGCAAGGTCGTCGAGGACCTGGAGAAGCGGCTCGCCACCCGCACCCGGGCCACCCTCACCGGCGCTCTCGACCGCAGCGCCCGCATCAACCGGCCCCGCCATCACGACATCGACTGGAACCGCACGATCGCGGCCAACCTCAAGCACTACCTGCCCGAGTACCGAACGATCGTGCCGGAGCGGCTCATCGGGTACGGGCGGGCGTCCCAGTCCACGAAGAAGGAGGTCATCCTCTGTATCGACCAGTCGGGATCCATGGCGGCATCGGTCGTGTACGCATCGGTGTTCGGAGCGGTGCTCGCCTCGATGCGGACGATCTCCACGCGACTCGTCGTCTTCGACACGGCGGTCGTCGACCTCACGGACCAGCTCGACGACCCCGTCGACGTCCTGTTCGGGACACAGCTGGGCGGCGGCACGGACATCAACCGGGCACTCGCCTACTGCCAGTCGCAGATCACCCGGCCCGCCGAGACGGTGGTCGTGCTGATCAGCGACCTCTACGAGGGAGGCATACGGGACGAGATGCTCAAGCGGGTCGCGGCGATGAAGGCCTCGGGGGTGCAGTTCGTGACGCTGCTGGCGCTGTCGGACGAGGGGGCGCCGGCGTACGACCGGGAGCACGCGGCCGCGCTCGCCGCGCTGGGGGCACCGGCGTTCGCCTGCACGCCGGATCTGTTCCCGGAGGTGATGGCGGCGGCGATCGAGAAGCGTCCGCTGCCGATACCGGATGCGGCGTGA
- a CDS encoding cobalamin B12-binding domain-containing protein, whose amino-acid sequence MGVAAGPIRVVVAKPGLDGHDRGAKVIARALRDAGMEVIYTGLHQTPEQIVDTALQEDADAIGLSILSGAHNTLFAAVIDLLKERDAEDILVFGGGIIPEADIPLLKEKGVAEIFTPGATTASIVDWVRANVRQPAGA is encoded by the coding sequence ATGGGTGTGGCAGCCGGTCCGATCCGCGTGGTGGTGGCCAAGCCGGGCCTCGACGGCCACGATCGCGGGGCCAAGGTGATCGCGCGGGCCCTGCGTGACGCCGGTATGGAGGTCATCTACACCGGGCTCCACCAGACTCCCGAGCAGATCGTCGACACGGCGCTCCAGGAGGACGCCGACGCGATCGGGCTGTCCATTCTCTCCGGCGCGCACAACACGCTCTTCGCGGCGGTGATCGACCTGCTCAAGGAGCGGGACGCGGAGGACATCCTGGTCTTCGGCGGAGGAATCATCCCCGAGGCGGACATTCCTCTGCTGAAGGAGAAGGGCGTCGCGGAGATCTTCACGCCCGGCGCGACGACGGCGTCGATCGTGGACTGGGTCCGGGCGAACGTACGCCAGCCGGCCGGGGCGTAG
- a CDS encoding esterase/lipase family protein, producing MKVTRAGLPFLPFCQRLLPSRLAGLSLALLKATALEFAILAGHLLLYPSGIAQERRTPAPALPTGGAAQLPTEAKPPVVLLHGFIDNRSVFVLLRRSLAQHGRQQIESLNYSPLTCDIRAAAELLGRHIEEVCERTGAPQVDVVGHSLGGLIARYYVQRLGGDTRVRTLVTLGTPHSGTRVVPLANAHPIVRQMRPGSPVLEELTRPAPGCRTHFVSFWSDLDHVMDPLETACIDHPDLTVENVRVTGIGHLALPVHPAVANGIRQVLDTARPGEPSAGRTGGLTVA from the coding sequence ATGAAGGTCACCAGGGCAGGTCTGCCCTTTCTTCCGTTCTGCCAGCGCCTGCTGCCGAGCCGCCTGGCGGGACTTTCCCTGGCGCTCCTGAAGGCCACGGCCCTGGAGTTCGCGATCCTGGCCGGGCATCTCCTCCTCTATCCCTCCGGCATCGCCCAGGAGCGACGGACCCCCGCCCCGGCACTGCCCACGGGCGGCGCCGCCCAACTGCCCACGGAGGCCAAGCCCCCGGTCGTCCTGCTGCACGGCTTCATCGACAACCGCTCGGTCTTCGTCCTGCTGCGCCGCAGCCTCGCCCAGCACGGCAGGCAGCAGATCGAGTCCCTCAACTACTCGCCGCTGACCTGCGACATACGCGCCGCGGCCGAGCTGCTCGGCCGGCATATAGAGGAGGTCTGCGAGCGAACCGGCGCCCCGCAGGTCGACGTCGTCGGGCACAGCCTCGGCGGTCTGATTGCGCGTTACTACGTGCAGCGGCTCGGCGGCGACACGCGCGTGCGGACCCTCGTGACACTCGGCACGCCGCACTCGGGCACCCGGGTGGTGCCCTTGGCCAACGCGCACCCCATCGTGCGCCAGATGCGCCCCGGCTCACCGGTGCTCGAGGAGCTCACTCGGCCGGCCCCGGGCTGCCGTACGCACTTCGTCAGCTTCTGGAGCGACCTGGACCACGTGATGGATCCGCTGGAGACGGCCTGTATCGACCATCCCGATCTGACGGTTGAGAACGTGCGCGTGACCGGCATCGGCCATCTCGCCCTGCCCGTGCACCCCGCCGTCGCCAACGGAATACGGCAGGTTCTCGACACGGCCCGCCCGGGTGAACCGTCCGCCGGCCGGACCGGCGGTCTGACGGTGGCCTGA
- a CDS encoding ATP-binding protein — translation MPVSVEPTSVDPSQNGSAPANAGAGAPADVTEAEALRPHAEDAFAGELAALAAQDDRPRPARWKLSPWAVAMYLLGGTLPDGTVITPKYVGPRRIVEVAVTTLATDRALLLLGVPGTAKTWVSEHLAAAVSGDSTLLVQGTAGTPEEAIRYGWNYAQLLAHGPSRDALVPSPVMRAMAEGMTARVEELTRIPADVQDTLITILSEKTLPIPELGQEVQAVRGFNLIATANDRDRGVNDLSSALRRRFNTVVLPLPETPEAEVDIVSRRVDQIGRSLDLPAAPDGLDEIRRVVTVFRELRDGVTADGRTKLKSPSGTLSTAEAISVVTNGLALAAHFGDGVLRPGDVAAGILGAVVRDPAADRVIWQEYLETVVRERDGWKDFYRACREVSV, via the coding sequence ATGCCTGTGTCCGTAGAACCGACGTCCGTCGACCCGAGCCAGAACGGGTCCGCGCCCGCGAACGCGGGGGCGGGCGCACCCGCGGACGTAACCGAGGCGGAAGCACTGCGGCCGCACGCCGAGGACGCCTTCGCCGGCGAACTCGCGGCGTTGGCCGCGCAGGACGACCGTCCGCGTCCGGCGCGCTGGAAGCTGTCGCCGTGGGCCGTGGCGATGTACCTGCTCGGCGGGACGCTGCCGGACGGCACGGTGATCACACCGAAGTACGTCGGCCCGCGCCGCATCGTCGAAGTCGCCGTCACCACGCTCGCCACCGACCGCGCCCTGCTCCTGCTCGGCGTGCCCGGCACGGCGAAGACCTGGGTCTCCGAGCATCTGGCCGCGGCGGTCAGCGGCGACTCCACGCTGCTGGTGCAGGGCACCGCCGGCACACCGGAGGAGGCCATCCGGTACGGCTGGAACTACGCGCAGTTGCTCGCCCACGGCCCGAGCCGCGACGCCCTCGTGCCCAGCCCGGTCATGCGGGCCATGGCCGAGGGCATGACCGCCCGGGTCGAGGAGCTGACCCGTATCCCGGCCGACGTGCAGGACACGCTCATCACGATCCTGTCGGAGAAGACCCTGCCGATACCGGAGCTGGGCCAGGAGGTGCAGGCGGTCCGCGGCTTCAACCTGATCGCCACCGCCAACGACCGCGACCGCGGGGTCAACGACCTGTCCAGCGCCCTGCGCCGCCGGTTCAACACGGTGGTGCTTCCGTTGCCGGAGACCCCCGAGGCCGAGGTCGACATCGTCTCGCGCCGCGTCGACCAGATCGGCCGCTCCCTCGACCTGCCGGCCGCGCCCGACGGCCTCGACGAGATCCGCCGGGTCGTCACGGTCTTCCGCGAGCTGCGCGACGGGGTCACGGCCGACGGCCGGACGAAGCTGAAGTCACCGAGCGGCACGCTGTCCACGGCCGAGGCGATCTCCGTCGTCACCAACGGGCTCGCCCTGGCCGCCCACTTCGGCGACGGCGTGCTGCGGCCGGGCGACGTGGCCGCGGGCATCCTCGGCGCGGTGGTCCGCGACCCGGCGGCCGACCGCGTCATCTGGCAGGAGTACCTGGAGACGGTGGTCCGCGAGCGGGACGGCTGGAAGGACTTCTATCGCGCCTGCCGGGAGGTGAGCGTGTGA
- the sucC gene encoding ADP-forming succinate--CoA ligase subunit beta — protein MDLFEYQARDLFAKHDVPVLAGEVIDTPEAARAATERLGGKSVVKAQVKVGGRGKAGGVKLAATPDEAVEHATNILGMDIKGHTVHKVMIAETAPEIVEEYYVSFLLDRANRTFLSIASVEGGMEIEEVAATRPDAVAKTPIDANEGVTEAKAREIVAAAKFPAEVADKVVNVLVKLWDTFIKEDALLVEVNPLAKVASGEVIALDGKVSLDENAEFRQPEHEALQDKEAANPLEAAAKEKNLNYVKLDGEVGIIGNGAGLVMSTLDVVAYAGEAHGGVKPANFLDIGGGASAAVMANGLEIILGDPDVKSVFVNVFGGITACDEVANGIVQALQLLKDKGEEVTKPLVVRLDGNNAELGRKILSDANHPLVQRVDTMDGAADKAAELAAAK, from the coding sequence GTGGACCTGTTCGAGTACCAGGCGAGGGACCTCTTCGCCAAGCACGATGTACCGGTGCTGGCCGGTGAAGTCATCGACACGCCTGAGGCGGCCCGCGCAGCCACCGAGCGCCTCGGTGGCAAGTCCGTCGTCAAGGCCCAGGTGAAGGTCGGCGGCCGTGGCAAGGCCGGCGGCGTGAAGCTCGCCGCCACCCCCGACGAGGCGGTCGAGCACGCGACCAACATCCTCGGCATGGACATCAAGGGCCACACGGTCCACAAGGTCATGATCGCCGAGACGGCCCCGGAGATCGTGGAGGAGTACTACGTCTCCTTCCTCCTGGACCGTGCCAACCGCACCTTCCTCTCCATCGCCTCCGTCGAGGGCGGCATGGAGATCGAGGAGGTGGCGGCCACCCGCCCCGACGCCGTCGCCAAGACGCCGATCGACGCCAACGAGGGTGTCACCGAGGCGAAGGCCCGCGAGATCGTCGCGGCCGCGAAGTTCCCGGCCGAGGTCGCCGACAAGGTCGTGAACGTCCTCGTCAAGCTGTGGGACACCTTCATCAAGGAGGACGCCCTCCTGGTCGAGGTCAACCCGCTGGCGAAGGTCGCCTCCGGTGAGGTCATCGCCCTGGACGGCAAGGTCTCCCTCGACGAGAACGCCGAGTTCCGTCAGCCGGAGCACGAGGCCCTCCAGGACAAGGAGGCGGCCAACCCGCTCGAGGCCGCCGCCAAGGAGAAGAACCTCAACTACGTCAAGCTCGACGGCGAGGTCGGCATCATCGGCAACGGCGCGGGTCTCGTCATGAGCACCCTGGACGTCGTCGCGTACGCCGGTGAGGCGCACGGTGGCGTCAAGCCCGCCAACTTCCTCGACATCGGCGGTGGCGCCTCCGCCGCCGTCATGGCGAACGGCCTGGAGATCATCCTCGGCGACCCGGACGTCAAGTCCGTGTTCGTCAACGTCTTCGGCGGCATCACCGCCTGCGACGAGGTCGCCAACGGCATCGTGCAGGCGCTGCAGCTGCTCAAGGACAAGGGCGAGGAAGTCACCAAGCCCCTCGTCGTCCGTCTCGACGGCAACAACGCCGAGCTGGGTCGCAAGATCCTCTCCGACGCCAACCACCCGCTGGTCCAGCGCGTGGACACCATGGACGGCGCGGCCGACAAGGCCGCCGAGCTCGCGGCTGCGAAGTAA